The genomic stretch CTCCACTGAAATATGAAGCCTATGTCGTGAACGGATTGGACGGCTCAAAGTTTTCAGCAACAAATGGCATTCGAGGCGGACGGATTAAAGAACGGTCAAGTTTTAACGATGTGGCATTTACTGGACGGCTTGATTATTACCCCTTCGCTGAAGCGGATGTGGGGTATAAGCAATCACTTCGATTGGGCGCCTCCACATATATTGGCGGAACTGATAATGGAAATAATGGCAACGATCCTGGTATTGACGGTGATATTCAGGTTTATTCTGCTGATTTTGAATATTCGATTCTGGATTTTGATATTCGCGGCGTAATGGCATTTGAAAACATTGATGGTGCGTTTGAAATTGGTAACGGAACTGCATCAGAAATTTTTGGTTGGTATCTAGAAGTTGGCTACCATTTCATGCTTGATTCTTGGAAAGAAGGAATGTTGAAAAATTCGGATGCCGTGGGATTTGTGCGATTTGATGATTTTGACACGCAAAATGATATGCCCTTTGGTGTTGCAGAAAATCCGAAAGGCGATAGGCAGGAGTGGACGTTCGGCGTGAATTTTTATCCTACGCCAAGTCTTGTTCTTAAAGCGGATTATCAGATTCGTGATGATGCTTCAACCAGCAATTTAGATAATCTCTTTAATTTAGGCATCGGCTGGCAATTTTAATGTGGCGCTCAAAATGTTGTGAATTATTTTTGAATCGAAATGATAACTGAGAAAGGAACAAGCCGTTGAAGCAAACTCAGAAAATACAATTGGTTTTCGCTATATGTGTAACTGCATTTATGACCGTTTTTGTAGGCTGCGAAACGGCGCAGACCGTGTGGATGCCGACGCATGAACAACTGATTGCTTTGGGAGACGTTTCTCAACATGTTGAAGCGGATTCGTTGCGGCGTGGCCGTATCTTAGCAGTAACTGA from Candidatus Hinthialibacter antarcticus encodes the following:
- a CDS encoding porin, which gives rise to MYYRATKAYCGLIALSVLLLCSTADGMDQNRDSLKQKVVELENQVRFLTEKLEQISPSLSVTPSVKNPEKDQLASVMERLDVLEDTDEHDVEDWYDQFTFGGYGEMHANFSEGGPDVFDIHRLVFYLGYEFSDWIQLHSETEIEHAYVSSGSGGEVAIEQLYFDFLLSDYVNIRAGRILSPMGIINRKHEPPSFYGVERPSFAKYILPTTWSSDGLGIFGSIATPLKYEAYVVNGLDGSKFSATNGIRGGRIKERSSFNDVAFTGRLDYYPFAEADVGYKQSLRLGASTYIGGTDNGNNGNDPGIDGDIQVYSADFEYSILDFDIRGVMAFENIDGAFEIGNGTASEIFGWYLEVGYHFMLDSWKEGMLKNSDAVGFVRFDDFDTQNDMPFGVAENPKGDRQEWTFGVNFYPTPSLVLKADYQIRDDASTSNLDNLFNLGIGWQF